Proteins encoded by one window of Bauldia sp.:
- a CDS encoding molybdopterin-binding protein yields MTASRRNFLRGLGASATALVAAACKPLDHAGAQGAWFRENVLQLGEDINLKVQRFFLKPTSLAREFTEADLSPKFKANGSTNPDSPEYQAMVANDFADWKLKVGGLVETPMEFSLADLRALPAREQITRHDCVEGWSCIGKWKGVQLATILNMVKLKPETRYILFTCADELEKTLDGTGRYYETHGLEDAFHPQTILAYDMNGGTLTVPHGAPLRLRTERTLGYKMAKYIMSIDAIDDFSKISRGRGGFWEDRGYDWYAGI; encoded by the coding sequence ATGACCGCTAGCCGCCGCAACTTCCTCCGCGGCCTCGGCGCCTCGGCGACCGCGCTGGTCGCCGCCGCGTGCAAGCCGCTCGATCACGCCGGCGCCCAAGGCGCGTGGTTCCGCGAAAATGTGCTGCAGCTTGGCGAGGACATAAATCTCAAGGTCCAGCGTTTCTTCCTCAAGCCGACGTCGCTGGCACGCGAATTCACCGAGGCCGACCTGTCGCCAAAGTTCAAGGCGAACGGCTCGACCAACCCCGACAGCCCCGAATACCAGGCGATGGTCGCCAACGACTTCGCCGACTGGAAGCTGAAGGTCGGCGGCCTCGTCGAGACGCCGATGGAATTTTCCCTCGCCGACCTCCGCGCCCTGCCGGCGCGCGAGCAGATCACCCGCCACGACTGCGTCGAGGGCTGGAGCTGCATCGGCAAATGGAAGGGCGTCCAGCTCGCGACCATCCTCAACATGGTCAAGCTCAAGCCCGAGACGCGCTACATCCTGTTCACCTGCGCCGACGAACTGGAAAAGACGCTCGACGGCACCGGCCGCTACTACGAGACGCACGGGCTGGAGGACGCCTTCCACCCGCAGACCATCCTCGCCTACGACATGAATGGCGGCACGCTGACCGTCCCGCACGGCGCGCCGCTGCGGCTGCGCACCGAGCGCACGCTCGGCTATAAGATGGCCAAGTACATCATGTCGATCGACGCCATCGACGACTTCTCCAAGATCAGCCGCGGCCGCGGCGGCTTCTGGGAAGATCGCGGGTATGACTGGTATGCGGGGATTTAG
- a CDS encoding Gfo/Idh/MocA family oxidoreductase: MAKDKVRWGVISTANIGLAKVLPGMMKSKEIEIRAIASRDLKTGRKAAKKLGIPVAYGSYEELLDDPEIEAIYNPLPNHLHVPLTLAAAKKGKHVLCEKPMSLTATEAEQLRDVPKGVLIAEAFMVRAHPQWIKARELARSGKLGELRAVQGLFSYYNVDPNNVRNMADIGGGALYDIGCYPIVIGRYIFGAEPVRVVSLVDRDPNFKTDRTASALIDFGNGRHLTFTSSTQAANYQRINILGSKQRLEVVIPFNAPQGGAMTILTDTGKELAGKSAKPIKLPKADQYQLQGETFSRAVRGKEKLEFGLEDAILQMRVIDALFRSEKSGNWEKP; encoded by the coding sequence ATGGCCAAGGATAAAGTACGCTGGGGTGTGATTTCGACGGCCAACATCGGCCTCGCCAAAGTCCTTCCCGGGATGATGAAGTCGAAGGAGATCGAGATCCGCGCCATCGCCTCGCGCGATCTGAAGACCGGCAGGAAGGCCGCAAAGAAGCTCGGCATCCCGGTCGCCTACGGCAGCTACGAGGAGCTGCTCGACGACCCCGAGATCGAGGCGATCTACAACCCGCTGCCCAACCATCTCCACGTCCCGCTGACGCTCGCCGCCGCCAAGAAGGGCAAGCACGTGCTCTGCGAGAAGCCGATGTCGCTGACCGCGACCGAGGCCGAGCAGCTTCGCGATGTGCCGAAGGGCGTGCTCATCGCCGAAGCCTTCATGGTCCGCGCCCATCCGCAATGGATCAAGGCGCGTGAGCTGGCCCGCTCCGGCAAGCTCGGCGAACTGCGCGCCGTGCAGGGGCTGTTCTCGTACTACAACGTCGACCCGAACAACGTGCGCAACATGGCCGACATCGGCGGCGGCGCGCTCTACGATATCGGCTGCTACCCGATCGTCATCGGCCGCTACATCTTCGGCGCCGAGCCGGTGCGCGTCGTCTCGCTCGTCGACCGCGATCCGAACTTCAAGACCGACCGCACGGCGAGCGCGCTGATCGATTTCGGCAACGGCCGCCACCTCACCTTCACGTCGTCGACGCAGGCCGCCAACTACCAGCGCATCAACATCCTCGGCAGCAAGCAGCGGCTCGAGGTCGTCATCCCGTTCAACGCCCCGCAGGGCGGCGCCATGACGATCCTCACCGATACCGGCAAGGAACTCGCCGGCAAGTCGGCCAAGCCGATCAAGCTGCCCAAGGCCGACCAGTACCAGCTCCAGGGCGAGACCTTCTCCCGCGCCGTCCGCGGCAAGGAGAAGCTCGAATTCGGCCTGGAGGACGCCATCCTCCAGATGCGCGTCATCGACGCCCTTTTCCGCTCCGAAAAGAGCGGAAACTGGGAGAAACCATAG
- a CDS encoding Hsp20 family protein, producing the protein MTRISAFSSPLLLGFEEIERALERLSKGAGDGYPPYNIERMARAGDKPERLRITLAVAGFSETELDVTVEDNELIVRGKQQDEAERQFLHRGIAARQFQKTFVLAEGIEVIGAELKDGLLSIDLARPESARVAQRIAINGRG; encoded by the coding sequence ATGACGCGAATTTCCGCGTTTTCCAGCCCGCTGCTGCTCGGTTTCGAAGAGATCGAGCGTGCGCTAGAGCGCCTGTCGAAGGGCGCCGGCGACGGCTATCCGCCTTACAACATCGAGCGCATGGCCCGCGCCGGCGACAAGCCGGAGCGCCTGCGAATTACGCTCGCCGTGGCCGGCTTCAGCGAGACTGAACTCGACGTCACCGTCGAGGACAACGAGCTGATCGTCCGCGGCAAGCAGCAGGACGAAGCGGAGCGGCAGTTTCTTCATCGCGGCATCGCCGCGCGGCAGTTCCAGAAAACATTCGTGCTCGCCGAGGGGATCGAAGTCATCGGCGCCGAGTTGAAGGATGGACTGCTGTCGATCGATTTGGCGAGGCCGGAGAGCGCGCGTGTCGCGCAGCGGATCGCCATCAACGGACGCGGCTAG
- a CDS encoding DUF1150 domain-containing protein, translated as MTHAEKIQMSDETFAALGGGRIAYVKPLKADDARGLFPQMPPVAPGLELWALLAADGSPIMLADSREAVLMNANENELETVSLH; from the coding sequence ATGACACACGCAGAAAAGATTCAGATGAGCGACGAGACTTTCGCCGCGCTCGGCGGCGGTCGCATCGCCTACGTCAAGCCGCTCAAGGCCGACGATGCGCGCGGGCTCTTCCCGCAGATGCCGCCGGTCGCCCCGGGCCTCGAACTGTGGGCCCTGCTCGCCGCCGACGGCTCGCCGATCATGCTCGCCGACAGCCGCGAGGCGGTGCTGATGAATGCGAACGAGAACGAGCTGGAGACAGTGAGTCTGCATTAG
- the ptsN gene encoding PTS IIA-like nitrogen regulatory protein PtsN: MDLSDLVTPEAILPSLKANSKKQVLQAIAEKAAAMTGVEEKDIFDTLVKREKLGSTGVGGGIAIPHGKLGKLDRIFGLFARLPKPIDFEALDETPVDLIFLLLAPESSGADHLKALARIARLFREPGVVQKLRASSDSSALYSVLTEGATHNAA; encoded by the coding sequence ATGGACCTCAGCGATCTCGTAACGCCGGAAGCGATCCTCCCTTCGCTCAAGGCCAACAGCAAGAAGCAGGTGCTGCAGGCGATCGCCGAGAAGGCGGCCGCGATGACCGGCGTCGAGGAGAAGGACATCTTCGACACGCTGGTGAAGCGCGAAAAGCTGGGCTCCACCGGCGTCGGCGGCGGCATCGCCATCCCGCACGGCAAGCTCGGCAAGCTCGACCGGATTTTCGGGCTGTTCGCGCGGCTGCCGAAGCCGATCGATTTCGAGGCGCTCGACGAGACGCCGGTCGATCTGATCTTCCTGCTGCTCGCGCCGGAATCCTCGGGCGCCGATCACCTCAAGGCGCTGGCGCGGATCGCGCGGCTCTTCCGCGAGCCGGGCGTGGTGCAGAAGCTGCGCGCGTCGTCCGACAGTTCGGCGCTGTACTCGGTGCTGACCGAAGGCGCGACGCACAACGCGGCGTAG